The genomic segment TCGCGAGGATGGGCGGCACCTCCGCGCTGGAAGAGGCTTTCATCGCGGTGGCGTTCAACATGATGGGCATGGTGGCCGCCGCCTTCGCCGTCTCGCTCACATTGCGACCGCACCAGGAAGAGGCCGGCCTGCGCGCCGAGACGACGCTGGCCGGTGCGGTGTCCCGAGCTCGTTGGCTGGCAAGCCATTTAGTGGCAGCCCTGCTGGGGTCAGCGGCGGCGATGCTGGTCGCCGGCGCAGCGGGCGGACTGCTTTACGGCGTCGCGGCCGGCGACATCGGCGCCAAGCTGGCCGTCGTGATCGGCACCGCGGCCGTGCAGTTGCCGGCCGTCTGGCTGGCGCCGGCCGTCACCGTCGTAATCTTCGGTGTGGCACCACGATTCACACCGGTGGCGTGGGGCGTGTTGATCGCGTTCATCGCCCTGTATCTGATCGGCTCCCTGGCCGGCTTCCCGCAGTGGGTCCTTGATCTCGAGCCCTTCGCACACGCGCCACGGGTCGGCGGCGACTTCACCGCCGTACCGCTAATGTGGCTGCTGGTCATCGACACGGCGCTGATCACGTTGGGAATCATGGCCTTTCGCCGACGAGATTTACGCAGTTAGGCGTCATGAAAACCGGGATTCGCCTGGCGGCATCGTCGGTGCTGGGAACAATCGCTTTGGGGGCGATCCTGTTCGCGCCCGCCGGAACGCTGGACTATTGGCAGGCTTGGGTTTTCATCGCTGTGTTCACGACTGCCACGCTAGTCCCCAGCATCTATTTAGCCCGGACCAATCCGGCTGCCCTGCAGCGACGCATGCACGCCGGGCCACGCGCGGAGACCAGACCGGCCCAGAAAATCATCATCGTCGCATCGTTTCTCACCCTTTTCGCGACGATGGCGTTCAGCGCGCTCGACCATCGGTTCGCCTGGTCGCCGGTGCCCGCATGGCTCTGCGTACTCGGCGATGTGCTGGTGGTGGCCGGACTGGGGGTCGCCCAGCTTGTGATCGTCCAAAACAGTTATGCCGCAGCTAATATCACCGTTGAAGCGGGCCAGACATTGACCACCGACGGCCTCTATGGATTCGTGCGGCATCCGATGTATGCCGGGGACACGGTCATGATGATCGGTATGCCCCTGGCGCTCGGCTCCTATTGGGGGCTGTTGTTCGTCGTCCTGGGCGCCGCGACGCTGGTGCTGCGCATTCTGGACGAGGAAAGAATGCTCACCGGGGAAATGCCCCGATACCGCGAGTACACGCAGCAGGTGCGCTATCGGCTGCTGCCCTACGTCTGGTAGCGCGAAGAACTAGACCCAGACGCCCTTGCCGACCGCGACCACGCCGCCGGAGCTGATCGCGAAGCGCTCCCGGTCCTTCTCCAGATCCACCCCGACCATTTCGCCGGGTCCGATCACGACGTTCTTGTCCAGAATCGCGTGGCGCACCACCGCGCCACGACCCACCCGGGCGCCGGGCATGATCACGCTGCCCTCGACGATCGCGCCGTCGTCGACCACCACGTTCGACGACAACACCGAGTTGCGCACCGAGGCTGCCGAGATGATGCTGCCCGCACCGACGACCGACTCCTGGGCGGAGCCACCGTTGACGAACTTCGCCGGCGCCAGGTTCTCCGTGGCGCCACGAATCGGCCAGCGCCGGTTGTAGAGATTGAACACCGGGTGCACCGACACCAGGTCCATGTGCGCGTCGTAAAACGCGTCCAGCGTCCCGACGTCACGCCAGTAGGCCCGGTCCCGGTCGGTGGCGCCGGGGACCTCGTTGTCGTTGAAGTCGTACACCGCGGCCATCCCGTCGTCCACCAGGCGAGGAATGATGTTGCCACCCATGTCGTGATCGGATTGGTCGTCGTCGGCGTCGGCGCGAATCGCGTCGACGAGCACCTTGGTGGTGAAGATGTAGTTGCCCATCGAGGCGAACGTCGTCTCAGGGTCATCGTGGGTGCCCGGCGGCTCCAGCGGCTTCTCGACGAAACTGCGGATCCGGCCGGAGTCGTCGGAGTCGATGCAACCGAATGCGGAGGCCTCGGTGCGCGGCACCCGGATGCCGGCGACGGTCGCGCCGGCCCCGCTGTTGATGTGGAAGTGGACCATCTGCTCGGGGTCCATCCGGTACACGTGGTCGGCACCGAAAACCACTATGTAGTCCGGGTCTTCGTCATAGATCAGGTTGAGGGATTGGTAGATCGCGTCGGCGGAGCCGGTGTACCAGCGCGGGCCGAGGCGCTGCTGGGCCGGCACCGGGGTGATGTACTCACCGGCCAGACCGGACAACCGCCAGTTCTGCGAAATGTGACGGTCAAGTGAATGCGACTTGTACTGTGTGAGAACGCAGATCCGCAAGTATCGGGCATTGACGAGGTTGGACAGCACGAAGTCGATCAGGCGATAAGCGCCGCCAAAGGGAACTGCGGGCTTGGCCCGGTCTGCGGTCAGCGGATACAGCCGCTTGCCCTCACCGCCGGCCAGGACGATGCCCAGCACGTGTGGTGCTTCCCTCATGACTCCAAACCTATCGGCCGGCACGAACCGCTGCCAGGGGTAATCCTCCTGGCCGCCGTTGCGACGGGCTGTCCGTCAAGGCATTTGGCAAACTTGACCGCCGCTCACCGTAATCGATTGTGCCGCCCGGCGCGCGGCGGCGGCGCCGGGGGAATTCACCAGCCGGTTTTCCATCCGACTCGCGAGCGGCGTCGCAAGCGAACTACGGTGCGGTGTATGCGGGTGGCAATGATGACTCGGGAGTACCCACCGGACGTCTACGGGGGAGCCGGCGTACACGTCACCGAGCTCGTGGCCCAACTGCGCCGACTGTGCACGGTCGACGTGCACTGCATGGGTGCACCGCGCCCCGGCGCCAGCGCCCACGAGCCCGACCGGCGCTTGCGCGACGCCAACGCGGCACTGTCCACGCTGTCGACGGATCTGGTGATGGCAAACGCCGCGGCCCAGGCCACGGTGGTGCATTCGCATACCTGGTACACCGGCATGGCCGGGCACCTCACCGCGACGCTCTACGACATCCCGCACATCCTGACGGCGCATTCGCTGGAACCGCTACGGCCGTGGAAGGCCGAACAGCTCGGCGGTGGCTACCGGATCTCGTCCTGGGTGGAGCGCACCGCAGTGCTGGCGGCCGACGCCGTGATCGCGGTGAGTTCCGGCATGCGCGAGGACGTGCTGCGGGTCTACCCGACGCTGGATCCCAGCCAGGTGCACGTCGTGCGCAATGGCGTCGACAGCGACGTGTGGTATCCGGCCGGACCGGCGGACACCGGGTCGGTGCTGGCCGAGCTCGGCGTCGATCCGAACCGGCCGATGGTGGCGTTCGTCGGGCGGATCACCCGGCAGAAGGGGGTCGGCCATTTGGTCGCTGCCGCGCACCACTTCAGCCCGGACGTGCAACTGGTGCTGTGCGCCGGCGCGCCCGATACCCCGGAGATCGCGGACGAAGTACGCACCGCGGTAGCCGAGCTCGCCAGCGTCCGCACGGGCGTGTTCTGGATCCGGGAAATGCTTCCCGTCGCGGAATTACGCGAAATACTTTCGGCGGCGACAGTTTTCGTGTGCTCATCGGTGTACGAGCCGTTGGGCATCGTCAATCTGGAGGCGATGGCCTGTGCGACCGCGGTGGTGGCCTCTGACGTCGGCGGAATTCCCGAGGTGGTCGTGGACGGTGTCACCGGTTCGCTGGTGCATTACGACGCCGACGACGCAAGCGGTTACCAGACGGGATTGGCAAAAGCGGTCAATGAACTCGTCGCGGACCCGGCGAAGGCCGAGCGCTACGGACGCGCCGGACGCCGGCGTTGCATCGACGAATTCTCCTGGGCGCACGTGGCTGAGCAGACGCTAGAGATCTACCGAAAGGTGTGTTCTTAGCTGCCCTCGGACGCCCGGGGGACTTAGCTGGTGACGCCTTTGAGTTCGTCGCCCAGGGCGGCGGCTTCGTCGGGCGTCAACTCGACGACGAGACGGCCACCACCTTCAAGTGGTACCCGCATTACGATGCCGCGCCCCTCCTTAGTCGCTTCCAGAGGACCGTCTCCGGTCCGGGGCTTCATCGCCGCCATCGAGTGCTCCCTCCAGATTCGAGTTGGCCCGTCCTCGCGAGCCTGGTCGGCGGCGAGCTAGTCCCGCCAGCGGATTTCCAGCCATACCCGACTTTGAACTGCCAAATCACCCCCCCATTGTTCCCTATTCCGCTCACTAAATGCACAAGACCCGTCCGTAACACCGTCCGCGGGGGTTTGGAGCGTGGTTTGCCGGGCCTATCGCCCGAGCCCTCATCGTGGTGAGGGAACCCAGCAATTACGGACGTGGTCGTCGACCATCCCGGTCGCCTGCATCAGCGCGTACGCGGTGGTGGGGCCCACGAACCGGAATCCACGGCGTTTGAGTTCCTTCGCCATGGCCTTGGATTCGTCGGTAGCGGAAGGGATTTCGGATTCGGAGGCGGGACGGGGCCGCGCCGGCGGCGCGAACGACCACAGCAGGTCGGACAGGTCTTCCGCGGATCCCAATTCGACCGCCGCGCGTGCGTTGGCAATCGTCGCGTCGATCTTGGCCCGGTTGCGGACGATGCCGGCGTCGGCCATCAACCGCTGCACATCGGCGTCGGTAAAGCCCGCCACCTTTTCGATCTCGAACCCGGCGAAGGCACGGCGGAAATTCTCGCGTTTGCGCAGGATCGTCAGCCAGGACAGGCCGCTTTGAAAGGCCTCCAGGCTCATCCGCTCGAACAGTGCCACCCCGCCACGCAGCGGGCGTCCCCACTCCTGGTCGTGATAGTCGCGGTACATCTCGAAGTCGGGCCCGGGCCGGCCCACCGCCCAGCTGCAGCGAAGCCGCCCGTCATCGGTCACGCCGGATCCTCACCCGGGGTGTCCTCGCCGTGGGCCGCGTCGACGGCCTGGTTGCCCGCTGCCGTCCCGGCCGCGCTGACCGCCGCCAGCTGACCCCGCAGCGCCTCGAGCTCGCGGGCCAGCCGATCCAGCACCCAGTCGACCTCGCTGGTCTTGTATCCGCGCAGCACCTGGGTGAACTTGACCGCGTCGACGTCGGTGCCCGTGACACCGTAAGCGGGCAGCACCGTCGCCGTCGTCCCCCGCGGCAGGGGCGGCAACTGCTCACCACGCCCGAACAGCAGGCTCGCCGCGCCGAACAGCACGATCGCCACCAGCACCAACACCACGATGTAGAGCAAGACCAACGCCACGGAATCGATAGTGCCCTATACCGCCGACAGGCCGGGGAGCGTGGGCCCTATTGAGGCCTAACCCCGTTCATCGGTGGCCGGTCGGCCAGCGACACCGGACGGGTGTGCTGGGTGTAGCCCTCGCCGTCGGCGAAGAACTGCGTCAGCCCGACCCCGGAGTCGGTGATGCCGCAGCGCGAGAGCAGGGTCGCGATGACCTGACGGCTCATCGCGCCCAGCTCGGCCAGCGGCCGGTTGCGGTGCGCCCGTACACCCAGATTGACCTGGGCGATCGCGTCCAGCCCCAACCGGTCGAAGGTGTCGACCAGCAGGCCGATCTCCACGCCGTAGCCCGGGGCGAACGGCAACGAGGTCAGCAGTTCGCGGCTGGCCGCGTATTCGCCGCCGAGGGGCTGCAGCACGCAGCCCAGCTCCGGTCGCAGCGCCGCCAGCAAGGGCCGGGCCACCAACTCGGTGACCCGCCCGCCGCCGGTGGCCGCGTCGCCGCCGGTACCACCCGGGTCGCTGACGTTCAGCGGTCGCCGGTAGAAGCTTTTGACCAGGTGAATGCCCTCGCCGATCAGCAGGGGACCCAGCAGCCACGGGACGAACATCGGGTGCGGGTTGATCAGGTCGGAGTCGACGAACACCACGATGTCGCCGCTGGTCACGGCCAGCGAACGCCACAACGCCTCACCCTTGCCCGGCCGGGTCGCGACCTCGGGCAACGCCTGCTCGCGGCTGACGACGCGGGCGCCGGCCGCAATGGCGCGGATCTCGGTCTCGTCGGTGGAGCCGGAGTCCAGCACGATCAGCTCGTCGACCAGCCCGCCACCGTCTCGGACCAGCGGCGAGATGCTGCCGACCACCGAGGCGATGGTTTGTTCCTCGTCGAGGGCCGGCAGCACCACCGAGACGGTTCGCCCGCCCTTGGCCTCTTCCAGTTGCTTGATCGTCCAGGTGGGACGGCTCCAGCTGCGATGCGACAGCCACTGCCGCGCCGCGGCGGCCCCGCTGCCGGTCAGCTCCCCGGCGACCAGGTCGGATGCCGTCATGCCAGTCCTCTCACGGTGCGTGCCGGCGGCCGGATGCCCTGGATGGAGGCGACCATTTCCAGCACCCGTCGCGTCTCGGCGACCTGATGCACCCGAAATACGCGCACTCCGGCGGCCGCTGCCAGCGCGGTCGCTGCCAGTGTCCCCTCAAGCCGTTCGGTCAGTTCCACACCCAGAGTCTCCCCGACGAAGTCCTTGTTGCTCAAAGCCATGAGCACGGGCCATCCGGTATTAACAAGTTCGCTCACGTGGCGCAACAGGATCAACCCGTGAAAGGTGTTCTTGCCCATGTCGTGCGTCGGGTCGATCAGCACCCGGTCGGGTGCCACTCCGGCGGCGACCGCCCGCTCGGCAGCGCCGGTGACCTGACGGATCACGTCGTCGACCACGCCGCGCGTGGTGGTGCCGAAGCTCACCCGGAACGGACGGGTGCGCGGCCGCGCACCGCCGGTGTGCGAACACACCAGGCCCACCCCGAGCTCCGCGGCGACCTCCGGCAGGGCCGGGTCGACGCCGGCCCAGGTGTCGTTGATCAGGTCCGCGCCGGCCGCGCAGGCCAGTCGGGCCACCTCGGAGCGCCAGGTGTCGACGCTGATCAGCTGGTCCGGGTAGGCGCCCCGCAACCATTCGATGAACGGCACCAGCCGGGCGATCTCCATGTCCGCGTCGACGTCGTCGCCCGGGCCCGCCTTGACCCCACCCACGTCGATGAGGTCGGCACCGTCGGCGACGGCCCGGTGGACGGCGGCCCGGGCGGCTTCGTCGCTGAAGGTCGCGCCCTTGTCGAAGAACGAGTCCGGTGTGCGGTTGATGATCGCCATGACCAGCGCGCGATCCCCCGCCACGGGTCGGCCGCACAGAGTTGACTGCACACGTCCATAGTGCCTGGTCCGTCGCTGGCCGGTGCGCTCCCCCAAGGCCTCAGCCTTGCGGTCGCTTACCGCCTCGACCTGATTGGCCGGTGCGCTCCCCCAATGCCTCAGCCTTGCGGTCGCTTACCGGCTCGACCTGATTGGCCGGTGCGCTCCCCCAAGGCCTCAGCCTTGCGGTCGCTTACCGGCCGCGACCTCGTCCGGGTATTCGTCGTAGTACGGCACATAGCCCTCGTCGCGGCCGGCCAGCACGTAGAGCGGATCCGCCACGTCGGGCCCGTAGGCCTGCTCGCGCAACTCCACCTTGCGGCTCTTGAACGTCGTGGTGTGCTCGAGCGTCTTGACCACGCGGATGAACAGCGGCAGCGCGTAGGCCGGCAGCTGCCCGTACACCGCACTGGCCAGCGCCTTGCCGTCGAACTGCGCGCCCTCGCGCAACTGGACCGCGGCCATCCCGGCACGTCCCCCGGTGTTCGGCACTTCAACGCCGAACACGGTGCACTCCTCGACAGCCTGGTCCGACGCCATCGCCGCTTCGACCTGCGTGGTGGCGACGTTCTCGCCCTTCCACCGGAAGGTGTCGCCGAGCCGGTCGACGAACGCGGCGTGCCGCATGCCCTGCGGGCTCATCACATCGCCGGAGTTGAAGTAACAGTCGCCGTCGCGGAAAGCGTTGCGCACCAACTTCTTTTCGCTCGACGCCTGGTCGGTGTAGCCGTCGAACGGCTGCAGCCGGTTGACCGGGCTGAGTAGTAGACCGGGTTGACCGGCCGCTACCTTGCGTACCCGGCCGTTCTCGTCGCGTAACGGGTCCCCGGTGTCGGGGTCGTATTCCACATACACCAGCGGCATCGGCGCGATGCCCGTGGAACCGGGCA from the Mycobacterium lentiflavum genome contains:
- a CDS encoding methyltransferase family protein, with amino-acid sequence MKTGIRLAASSVLGTIALGAILFAPAGTLDYWQAWVFIAVFTTATLVPSIYLARTNPAALQRRMHAGPRAETRPAQKIIIVASFLTLFATMAFSALDHRFAWSPVPAWLCVLGDVLVVAGLGVAQLVIVQNSYAAANITVEAGQTLTTDGLYGFVRHPMYAGDTVMMIGMPLALGSYWGLLFVVLGAATLVLRILDEERMLTGEMPRYREYTQQVRYRLLPYVW
- the glgC gene encoding glucose-1-phosphate adenylyltransferase, coding for MREAPHVLGIVLAGGEGKRLYPLTADRAKPAVPFGGAYRLIDFVLSNLVNARYLRICVLTQYKSHSLDRHISQNWRLSGLAGEYITPVPAQQRLGPRWYTGSADAIYQSLNLIYDEDPDYIVVFGADHVYRMDPEQMVHFHINSGAGATVAGIRVPRTEASAFGCIDSDDSGRIRSFVEKPLEPPGTHDDPETTFASMGNYIFTTKVLVDAIRADADDDQSDHDMGGNIIPRLVDDGMAAVYDFNDNEVPGATDRDRAYWRDVGTLDAFYDAHMDLVSVHPVFNLYNRRWPIRGATENLAPAKFVNGGSAQESVVGAGSIISAASVRNSVLSSNVVVDDGAIVEGSVIMPGARVGRGAVVRHAILDKNVVIGPGEMVGVDLEKDRERFAISSGGVVAVGKGVWV
- the glgA gene encoding glycogen synthase, with the translated sequence MRVAMMTREYPPDVYGGAGVHVTELVAQLRRLCTVDVHCMGAPRPGASAHEPDRRLRDANAALSTLSTDLVMANAAAQATVVHSHTWYTGMAGHLTATLYDIPHILTAHSLEPLRPWKAEQLGGGYRISSWVERTAVLAADAVIAVSSGMREDVLRVYPTLDPSQVHVVRNGVDSDVWYPAGPADTGSVLAELGVDPNRPMVAFVGRITRQKGVGHLVAAAHHFSPDVQLVLCAGAPDTPEIADEVRTAVAELASVRTGVFWIREMLPVAELREILSAATVFVCSSVYEPLGIVNLEAMACATAVVASDVGGIPEVVVDGVTGSLVHYDADDASGYQTGLAKAVNELVADPAKAERYGRAGRRRCIDEFSWAHVAEQTLEIYRKVCS
- a CDS encoding DUF3117 domain-containing protein, producing MAAMKPRTGDGPLEATKEGRGIVMRVPLEGGGRLVVELTPDEAAALGDELKGVTS
- a CDS encoding DNA-3-methyladenine glycosylase I — translated: MYRDYHDQEWGRPLRGGVALFERMSLEAFQSGLSWLTILRKRENFRRAFAGFEIEKVAGFTDADVQRLMADAGIVRNRAKIDATIANARAAVELGSAEDLSDLLWSFAPPARPRPASESEIPSATDESKAMAKELKRRGFRFVGPTTAYALMQATGMVDDHVRNCWVPSPR
- a CDS encoding DivIVA domain-containing protein translates to MALVLLYIVVLVLVAIVLFGAASLLFGRGEQLPPLPRGTTATVLPAYGVTGTDVDAVKFTQVLRGYKTSEVDWVLDRLARELEALRGQLAAVSAAGTAAGNQAVDAAHGEDTPGEDPA
- a CDS encoding glucosyl-3-phosphoglycerate synthase; the protein is MTASDLVAGELTGSGAAAARQWLSHRSWSRPTWTIKQLEEAKGGRTVSVVLPALDEEQTIASVVGSISPLVRDGGGLVDELIVLDSGSTDETEIRAIAAGARVVSREQALPEVATRPGKGEALWRSLAVTSGDIVVFVDSDLINPHPMFVPWLLGPLLIGEGIHLVKSFYRRPLNVSDPGGTGGDAATGGGRVTELVARPLLAALRPELGCVLQPLGGEYAASRELLTSLPFAPGYGVEIGLLVDTFDRLGLDAIAQVNLGVRAHRNRPLAELGAMSRQVIATLLSRCGITDSGVGLTQFFADGEGYTQHTRPVSLADRPPMNGVRPQ
- the folP gene encoding dihydropteroate synthase — encoded protein: MAIINRTPDSFFDKGATFSDEAARAAVHRAVADGADLIDVGGVKAGPGDDVDADMEIARLVPFIEWLRGAYPDQLISVDTWRSEVARLACAAGADLINDTWAGVDPALPEVAAELGVGLVCSHTGGARPRTRPFRVSFGTTTRGVVDDVIRQVTGAAERAVAAGVAPDRVLIDPTHDMGKNTFHGLILLRHVSELVNTGWPVLMALSNKDFVGETLGVELTERLEGTLAATALAAAAGVRVFRVHQVAETRRVLEMVASIQGIRPPARTVRGLA